The following DNA comes from Equus caballus isolate H_3958 breed thoroughbred chromosome 15, TB-T2T, whole genome shotgun sequence.
GCAGTTTCTCCTTTCCAACATCTATTTCCAACTTCTACTCATTTTATATAACCCATTCAACAGAAATAGAAGCCTGAGGACTGAGCCAAACAAATCTCAAGAAGTCTTAAGCCATCTTGCCACATCtatacagtttttgttttatttttacaaaatagaatcatactacaaaattcttatttttcagtatttttttgttcattttaaagttTACTGTCATTTTTACCTTACAAAAGTCCTCTGAAGTAGATTTTACCTCTGTTTTACAGACAACTGAGTTCAGAAGTAACCTGTCCAAAAATCAGAAAGCTTCTGCGAGGCTGAGTCAAGATTTAAACTCAGCTCTGTACGATTCCATAAAGCCTATACACTTTATTACCTCCTATATCCAGTTATCAAATTATTTGTAACTTCAATCAACTTGTGTGATGCAAAAATTTCCTTTTCGAAGTggtcatacatttaaaaattcattattgATGTTAAAAGTTCTAAGGCTATAAATTAAAGATCATCCAATACTGGTGTCACCCTATACTCCAGTAAGATGAAACTAAATAGAGAAAGGATTAGGTCAAAACTAACAGCCTTCTCTTTGCATTATATAATTAGAACACTCCTTGTTTAAAATTGCAAGCTTCTCCCTCAATAATAAATTACTCAACAGGAATAATACATTAGCCAAACCATGTAAAAACTGAATTAGTAAATTAAGCTATTCGGACACTCATAGTCAAGTGAAAAGTGATTAGCTGGGCACACCAACTGGTAATAAGATAATTTCTACAATATCTTAATGTATCAAAGGCATCAAAGCATGATgtataaacatttaaattaacaCAGACTTTGGAAGTATTTCCAATTGAAAAAGGTTTGCTTAGAACAAAAGATAACTGGAGAAGTAGAGTTTGTAGATTCTGACTTTATTATAGGTACCCTTAAAGTAAGCCTGTGGACCAAGTGTTATATATATCAGTTGTCAGTGTAAAGCAATGATTTTCAAGGGAGTGCTCTCTTCCACATCCCTGGGGTTGAGGAAAGGTTAAATTTAGCACAGGGTACAACTCAGGGCTGGGAACAACCTGGATGTCAAGCTGCACCTCTAGGGGCGACTTCAGGTCAAAATCAATCTTAACGAATCTTCTCTGAAAGAGTCTGAACTAGAAAAGGATAAAGTACAGGAGCTGGGGGCAAAAATATTCTCCCTGACATACTTACTCCCTGAGAACAGTAAACATAAATGTACATTCGCAAGAAattataagcaaataaatatagcCACGATGAGTCAACCTATGGCTGTTGCTTGTTCTAGGTCTAAACTTTAATCTGTCTTATACCCTCACCACAGGTCTTTTAGTAGCTGTTAAATTATGAGCTCCACAGCtgcttttttcaaattctttttctaacCTTCAATGCCGTATAGGCTTTAGCACAGGGTGAGGTTTCAAATTCTGCCTGCTGTCTCCTGCAATGggaattatacttcaatttccTAGGTATTCAATAGACAAAATTAAGAGACACAATTTTCTGAAGCTTAAAAAACGCCTTCTAAATTTCAGTGTAACCTTCTTTTAAAATCACTGTAAAGGTAAAAACTGAAGGATTCACCGGAATAGTTAATTAGCTaattaatgaatttttacataAGTTGTATTTATATTCGTCAAAAAACCAAGTTTGTgaatttctgtaaatattaaaGAAACTCATTGAGAtatagaaaaatctttttttctttttgaggaaagtgcccatcttcctccactttatatgtgggatgcctgccacagcatggcttgccaagtggtgccatgtccacacctgggatctgaaccggtgaatgccaggccaccaaagtggaacctgtgaactaaccgctgtgccaccgggctggccccaatatacaaaaatctgttttttaaaagaataattttttttcttctgggaaagattcaccctgagctaacatcttttgccaatcttcctctctctttatttttcctccccaaagccccagtacatagttgtatattctagttataagtccttcgaGTTCTGCTAATGTGAGTTGCTACCACAgaatggctactgacagacaagtgatatGGTTccgcacccgggaactgaacccaggccactgaagtggagtgtgccaaactttaaccactaggccatcagggttggctcataaagaaaaatattaacaggCATTATTATAGAACTGTCTATTTAAAGTTTACCAAAGGGTGGTGAAAAATTTAATTAATCTACAAATCAGGCAAGCATCATATATCATAAAGACTCCTTCAACAGAGAcccaatttattttttgaaaagctgAATTAGAAGCCTCCACAGCAATTAATATgttatacaaaatagagaaaatcagtaaatACCTGAACTGAAGTGGCTGTTTCCTGTAAATGGCCACCAGCAACTGCTCCTTTGGAAGTTGCTAAAGAGACACTGTGGGTTTTGGGGGTTCCGGGAGTATCAATCTTTTCATCTGTCCTATGTGACTGCCAGGCTTCCTTTCGATGATGAGATTCGGCAGCCTGCTGGTCTCCAAAAGCAGCCCAAGAGGAACTATCTTTCTGTCCATCTTCAAATGCATTCCAATCTACAACTTGGCTAGGACCAGCTGAACTGAAGTCCGCAAAATCATCAGagtcttgataagcagtgcagTCATCTTGAATATTTGGCACAGAATCAAAATCTCCAAACTCACCTTCTTGCCCAATTTTCAGTTTTGAAACAGGTTCAATGCCTATCCCAGTAGACCTTCTTGCCAACTTACATCCCTCTGATAAACTATCAGAAGTCTGTTTTAGGTCTGACTCAGTAAATATAACTTCCTCTTGGCAAGAAAGAGCATTTGTATCCCCAAATTCTCCAAAGTCATCACCTGGTTCACTAAAATGTGGAAAGTGCTCTGAGGACTCTTCAAAAGTGACATCACTCATTGAATCTTGAGTACCAGCAACGAGAGATGGAGTTGTGCCACTGGCTGTGCCAAAGTCACCAAAATCATCCTCATTAGTATCATTGCAAGTCACAAAGTCGCTACTACTATCACCATTTTTTACACTTATAGAATCAtccaaaacattttcttctgtaGGATCaatgctggggctttgggaatCAGTAAACTTTCTactttcttctttggaagaaCCAACTTCATCATCAGCATCAGAAGTTTTAATAGAATCCATGCATAGGTCAGCACATTTAGAAGTAAATAAATCAAGTTTTTCCTCAGTTTCATATTGTTCTCTCCTGGCCTCTGAATTATCAGCTGAGTCTACCAAACTCCAAGCCTCTGACTGAAcacttgaatttaaaaattcatcctgTTGCAGTGTTACAAGGCCTTGTTTTTCAGTACTGAAACCTCTGGTACTCATTAGGCTTATTTCTGAAACATAAACCTGATCCTCTCCATCAGTGTCTCCTTTATCTTCAAAGCTTCTACTCAAAGACAAGTCTTTTACAGAACTCAGTTCATTGACtctattaattttattgttttcctgaaTGGTTAGTGCTTCTCTGTCATTTAAAACTGCACATTCAATTTCTTCTAGTTGTatcctttcctttttggaaaatGTGGCAAAATCTGCAAATTCCTCAGCAGGACTAGGGACACAGTCTAAATCATACTCAGTACTATGAGTGCTAAGAGGCTTTTGTCCTTCTGAATCGGCTACAGTGTCCAGATCATCTATTCCCTGAGGATTTACAGTTTCCAATACTGTAAACCCATTTGTTAGAATCTCCAGACAAGGAGGCTTTTCACCATTGCAGCTCTCTAACTGCTTGTTTTGATGAACATTCCTATCAGTTCTAAAATCTCCCGGAGAGAAACTTTCAGGTGTTCCAATGTTCTGTCTCTGCTCCTCTACTTTATTTAAATCTCCTGGACTTTCTATGCCCTCAGTGGAAGTATCTAAAGTTTTAGATGAAATTATTTCTCTGCTGGTGGTAGAAAGTAAAACATCAGACTGTCCTTTCACAGGAGGAGAAAGTTCAGCAGTGCTGTCCTTACCATTATCAGTTTTAATGGACTTAAAGCTTGTAAGGCTATCTACTTTTTCTGAGAAATCATGAATTGGCATAAAATGGTTTGAAGGTACAAACTCTTCCTTGGGACGAGTATAATCTGGTGTatcaaaatcaacaaaccctacACCAGAAGGGCTAACTTCTGAAAACCCACCAAATTCCCCAAattcatcgtcatcatcatcctCAGCTCCATTGTCTAGTGGTGGTGGGGATGAAGAGTACATTCGAATGATGTCTGGCTCCATTGTTCAACTGCTTTCAAATAATTAAtttacacctgaaaaaaaaaaagatttttgttttggagAGGACATTACATATAACAAGgtctttcaaaattctctcaaAGCTACCtcaaaacaatgcaaatttacaGTGCTctcttttgtatcttttaaacAAGTTTTCTCTTAGGTAGGATTACTTTACACAGCTATACTACAACGGcgaaaaacaaaaattctctctTCTAGTGTACGCTCCCAAGGGTTTTGGTAGTACACTACTGAATTTGGGGATTCCAGAAATTTTTGAATAAACACTTACAAAAGGCCATCTACAAAATTCTCTCTTGGAGCACTTGCTTGTTCTCTTAAGCTCTTTCCTGTTCATTGGGGACTCAGGGCTTGCTTTATGGATTTATATGGgtttttttcaaacaaaagacatgaaaattttatctttaataattgctacaaatatttttcttactttgctTTTCAATGTTTGTTTCTGACCCAAGTTAATTTGttttagtagactttattttttagagcagttttagaatTGCAGCAGAAGGTGTGGAGATATCCCGTATGCCCTTACCCCCATGCATGTAGAGCCCCCTTTATTATgaacatcctccaccagagtaGTACATTCGTTAcagctgatgaacctacactAACACATCATTACTACTTAGTCCAcagtttatattagggttcactcttggtatacATTCTATGGGTCTGGGCAAATATATAAAGACATGTATCCACCAATATAGTGTTACACATaatttcactgtcctaaaaatcctgtgttcccctattcatccctccctctcccctgcccctgacaaccactgatctttcacTGTCTCCACAGTCTTGCCTTTTACGGAATGTCATACAGTTAGAAAATACAGTATgtaggccacatattgtatgacacGCGtctaaggttcctccatgtcttttcatggcttgatagctcatttctttataggactgaataatattccactgtcagGATGTACCACAGCTTAGTCTTTTATAACTTTCAATTTTGAAATCATGTAGGACTCATAAGaatttgcaaaaatagtacagagttctCACGTATATTCCACCCAGTTTTCTCCAATAATATggtaaataatgataatatgtgatcaaatgaggaaactgatgtcAGTACAACAGTATTAACTCAGCTACAGACCTAGtttagatttcaccagtttttcctttgtgtgtgtgcgtgtacgtaattctatgaaattttatcacatgtgcaGATTAGATTTGAGTAACCATCACAACAATCGGGATAAGAACTGCTGCAAAAACAGTTCAATAATATTCATCTATATAAAGAAACTCCTTAATAGTCACATCCTTCCCTAAACCCTAACTCTTGACAGCCACTTacctgttctccatctttataatttTGCTACTTCGTGAGTGTTACGTAAATGAAACCATACAATATGTAACCCTTGGAAGctagcttttttcactcagcttaatgcccttgagatccatccatgttgttgcatgtatacacagttcattcctttttattgctaagtagtattccactatatagatataccacagtttatttctccattcgctccctgaaggacatttgggttgtttcctgtaTCTTACAATTACAAATAtagttgctgtgaacatttgtgtacagacTGTAACATGaacttgaattttcatttctctaagatAAATACCGAGGAATGTGAATCCTGGGTCACacggtaagtgtatgtttaacttgataagaaactgccaaactgtttgcCCAAGTTAATTTTTAAGGTGTCAAAGCAATTGATCTTTTCATTACTAATTTTCTTCATTAAGCTCtacatgatatatttatatattttataaattacatattaactctatattatatattaacatatattaacTCTATAATGTATATTGTATTAACTTTATAGTATATATTAACTATCATATAAGCTtaggatttaataaatattcacttttattttcttctacttttagtggggttttttacatttaatttttagtatGTCTAGAACTTATTTTGGTGTATGATCTAAAGCAAGGgtctaagtgattttttttcctaaatagcCAAGCAATTATCATAAtcccatttattgaataatccttCTCACACTCATTAGTTTATGATATCTTCTCTTCTTATATTCTTAATATTTCTAACATTCTAATTCTTAAATGGAATCTATGTCTGGGTTACTCTCTTCCTCCATACCAAACAGTCAAAAGTGCCACAAGACAGATTTAACATTAAAAGCAAAGGGAGGATTAACAACCAAAGTCCTAGAATAAAACCAGCCCATAAACAATGAATTAATACTTCCTGCAATTCAGTTGCCAAGTTAGATACATGAAGAAATTCAACCAGTTTTGCAAGTCAGTTTTgcagatttttaataaaaaaatcactttcttccAACTCTCAGAATAAAATTCAGTAAGATCTTCCAGTTTTAGGGAGAAGGTACATTAGAAACCATATAATTTAAtttggaaatgaggaacatgagGCCTACTGGTGATCAACTTtcccaaaggtcacacagctggttagtaGAGAATGacttcagaattttgaaaaggATCTTTGAGGTCAATGACCGGTCAGCACTGAGAGTTATTTCAAAGAAATGAGCAAGTCATGAGAAAAGTAAAGACTACATTGTAATATATCTACTTTAAACTGTCTTCCTCACAAAATCAGCatcataaagaaggaaataactgCTTTAGTTCTGGGATACCTTCTTTACGATGCTGctttaaagagaaaagcaaaaaactagtaaaagatacatataaactctattttcttcctttgtctaGAGTCCTGATAACTCCTTCTAATGTTTATTGTACAGGCTAATTTGATCTCTAACAGTTTCCTTGTAATTATGAAGTTAAAAATACCCTCTGATTGTTAatgagagtgtggagaaaaggatACTTGTacacacacactgctggtgggtgtgtaaattGTTACAAGGCTGCCAGAAGGCAATCTGGCTATACTgtacaaaaaaagtaaaagaaaatgctCTAATGGAATTATTTAACTAAATTATGCTATATCCTTAAAACAGCATACTATGTAGCCCATAATATCAtgattccttttttcccccatttaaaAGCACTCATAATGATGGGAAcatgtcaaaaagacaaaaaagacagCTTGAAGGGGCTTCTGGTTAAATTTGGGACAATTTGAATgtcaaaataaacataataatagATTATAATACActgaacaaaataataaattatcagTCCTTAGATATAAACATGTAAGTGACTAAGCTGAAAGTTAGATGAGGAAGAAGACATTTGCAGTTTCAAAATACCTTCCCACAGCATACTTAATTACATAAagcattatcatcatcatcatcatctttttttggtgcagaagattggccttgaactaacatctgtgccaatctttctctattttgtatgtgggatgctgccacagcatagcttgatgagtggtatgtaggtctgtgcccaggatctgaacctgtgaacccgggctgccgagacagagcgtgcgaacttaattactacaccacagggctggcccagcatACTtaactacaaagagaaaaagtgCCAAAGCCTAACatttaatcaagtgatcaaagtgaACATCATTAGTAATAGGAATATAGAAATCATGCATCACCTGACAAGATGCAATGAGAAGAACATGGGATCACTTCTGGAATATTCCTGCCAAAATACATAAGCTGAATTGATTCATGAGGAAACTTCAGACAAACTCACACTGAGAGACAGTCACAAAACAACAGGCCTGtaatcttcaaaaatatcaacgtcatgaaagttaaagagaaattcaagaactgttccagattaaagatGACTGAAGAGATATGACAAGTAAATGCAAGACTTGATTCTCACCTGGCTCCCCTTTCCATAAAAGTCATTATTGAGACAACTGTGAAACCTGAATAGAGTGCAGGGATCAGACAGCAGCAAGGTGTTGATgctaatttcttgattttgagggtagtactgtggttatgtaagagaatgtccttggtTGTAGGAAATACACAGTGaaatctttggaagagatggGACATCAGCTTGGTAAAAGTCTCAAATTGTTCCAGAAAAAAACttatttgtggggctggccccgtggccgagtggttaagttcgcgcgctccgctgcaggcggcccagtgtttcgttggttcgaatcctgggcgcggacatggcactgctcatcagaccacgctgaggcagcgtcccacatgccacaactagaagaacccaccacgaagaatacacaactatgtactggggggcgttggggagaaaaaggaaaaaaataaaatctttaaaaaaaaaatttaaaaaaccaaaaaacaaaaaacaaaaaaaaaacttatttgtACTGAACTTGCAACTTTTTATAAGTttgtgatcttttcaaaatgaaaagtggaaaaattaaaagcattcaAGGAGATTTACGTTTGCAAttaaatatgtatgttttataATTAACATCTGCTACttatataataataatgcctcttttaaattgtggcaaaatatatataacataaaatttaccattttaaccatttttaagtgtacagtgcagTGGCATTAAGgatattcacactgttgtgcaaccatcaccaccattcatcttTAGAACGTTTTTTATCttccaaaatatcaaaatatcttctgtacccattaaacaataacttcccatttcccttctccctcagcTGCTGCAagcacccttctactttctgtctctataaatctcactactctaagtacctcatataagcagaatcataGTGGctatccttttgtgactggcttatttcacttagcataatgtcctcaaggttcatacATGTTGTAGCATGGGTTAGAATTTGatcctttttgaggctgaatattattccattgcaAGTCTATACTATTGTCTGTCgatggacagttgggttgcttccactttttggttattgtgaataatgctgctatgaacagggGTATACAACATACCCAActgttttacctttttattttgaaataacaatAGACTTAacagaaagttgcaaaaatagtagagTCCTGTGCACTCTTCACCCAGCTCTCCCTAATGGGGACATCTTATACAGCTCTAGTACAATagcaaaactggaaataaccttgTTGGTATATTACTATTAgactacagactttattcagttttcaccacttaaaaaaacccaaacttgcATTCATTTGTGCTTGTGTATAGTTCTGTTCAATTTTATCCCATGTACAGATCTGTGTAACTACTACCCCTTTCAAGACACAGAACTGCCCCCACTCGCCCACCCTAGCCCTGCCCctgggcaaccactaatctgttctctatctcCATAGTTCTGTCATTTCAAGAgctttatgtaaatgaaatcatacaggatgtaattttttgaggttgactttctttcactcagcataatgtccttaacGTCCATCCTGGTTACTGCATGTATCAATAggtcaatcatttttttttttttaaagactggcacctgagctaacaactgttcccaatcttcttcttttttttttttttctgctttatcttcccaaacccccctgtaaatagttgtatatcttagttgcaggtccttctagttgtgggatgcgggacgcagtctcaacgtagcctgacgagtggtgccatgtccgcacccaggatccgaaccctgggccgcagcagcggagggcgcgaacttaaccactcggccacggagccggcccccttttttattttcctgctttcttataggtcaatcatttttattgctgagtagtattccactgtacagATATAACAGTTTGTTCAACAATTCACCAACTGAAGGAGATACGGATTATTTTCTACATTATCATCAATAGTATATGCtacattaataatatatatactaATAGTATATTTCAATAGTGTGTATATAATAAGATACTAAGAACATTTACGTACAGGTTTTTGTGCAGACCTAAGTTCTCATCCCTCTGGGATAAAAGCCCAAGAGTGTGATTACTGGGTCTTATGGCAAGTGCATGTTgtgtaaaaaactgccaaactattttccagagttctgtaccattttacatttccataacactttatttttaaagaaccatctgtgatttttgttttagtaGAATCGTTCATGGTTAACCTAATGCTGTTTCTAAAACTTTTCAttgtttgaaaaatgaaatattttactggTTCAAGGCCCATTTCAAACTCAGATGTTAAGGCAAATACGAAGACCTGAATCGGGAAATTTTTAACCAAACCAACAACACAGTAAGTAGTTTTTCTTCCTGTCACACCTTGGTAAggtactctctctctttttccggCTAGGTGCAATAGACTCTATCAGCCTCCTAGACTATGAACATTTCCATATTTCTCAAAACTGTGTCATCTACTCATGGGAAGAACTTGGGTTGCACATTCCCCTCCAGCAGATCTGGGCTctggcccaactcacccttcaGAAACTCAAGAGAGTGCCACTGCTCCCAAGTTTCAGCCAAGAATGCCaaccagccactgtggaagagaCCTGAGACTTTCCAGAAAATTTTTCTGTGTCCAGGCCAACTCAATAAAATTTGTTAATTGAAgtattatttgttaatttttaactGAAGTATAATTTGTATAAAGaatttatatacagtcatgtgccatatAATGAGGTTTTGGTCAACAaaggaccacatatatgatggtggtcccataacatcagtaccacatagcctaggtttCTGGTAGGTTATACTATCTGGGTTTGTGTAgctacactctatgatgtttgtacaatgacaaaatcgcctaccaacacatttctcagaatgtatccctgttgttaagcaacaaATGACTGTATTAAGTTTGACTTAGACaaatccaccttttttttttttttacatagaaaatatgGACTTTAAATAGCTATTCCTTcttcacaggaaaaaagaaaagggatagATGAGCTACTTTAAtactgtgcctggcacaaagcaacctcaataaatgttttttcatcttcttaatgGACTATTTACTCCATACCACAAGGAGTCTGAAATGACTTGTCCAATTTCTTTATAACCTAAACAAGCActcgtgtgtgcgtgtctgtgtgtgtgtttgtgtgtggtgtCTGCGGGGAAGGGGGTGTGTTCAccttgccatttttatgtctgcTTATTCTAAGACCTGTTAGAGGGGAGTAAACAAGTAATGTGGGTACCTAGGAAAGATTCAAGCCATAGTATTTACAAACAGTAGACATGAGGCTCTCATGGTTGAGCAGTAAATGGGGTATGCTACAGATAGTGAGAGCATGGAGATAGAGAATTTCAGGGGACCTCCTGTACTTTGTAGATTTGTCCATGGGAAATCATATCCTTACAGAAAGACTAGGGGACAATCAGGTGAATAACAGCAATTAAATATCAAGCCAAAGAAGACCTTCAGGGCTACTAACCATGAAAATAAAAGGGTCTTTGGTTTGGAAATTCTGGTATAAGAGGTCCAATACAGAGGGGTTAGGGTAACAATCCACAAGTCCTGCAGCAATCAGCCGTGGAACTCTGAGCCCTGTGCCAGATCAGCAGCCAGGGTGACAGAGCATATGAAGGGTGAAAGTGATCCAGTATTAATCTCTCACAAGAACAGGAACTACACTTGCTTAAGGAGTTCTAGCCTCAAGTCTGAAATGGTcatgaaaaagaagagataagTCTGTAGTTGAAAGCTTTCGGGCCAAATGGCAAGGTAGGTCTGGGAAGgcagaagaatgaaaagaggaaTGGGCCCAACTATATGGCCATTTAAAAACAGTTTCTCAAGAAGAACAAAGTTTGAGGACTTAAACTATAAGATATTAAAGCTGGTTTAAAGCTACATGGTCATGTGATAACAAAGATACCACTGCAGTgtggtggggaaaggacagtcttttcaacaaatggtgctaggtcaactggatatccacacggGGAAAAGTCTTTGATTCTACCTAATATCTTAGACAAAATCAACTGCAGATAGATtgtagacctaaatgtgaaaagtaaaacaacTAACCTTCTAGAAGATAACGTAAGAGATTATTTTCAAGACTTTAGGAAAggcaaaatgttttaaataagacacagaaagcagtaatcataaaagaaaaaattgataaattggacttcattaagattaaaaacttctgttcctCAAAAGaacattaagagagtgaaaaggcaagccattgcctgggaaaagatatttgcaatacatgtAATTGTCAAAgaactcatatccagaatatgtaaagaattcctacaaagcTATGAgtcaacccaatagaaaaatggccaaaatatgtgaacagatatttcacaaaagaggatactcaaatggccaataagtatacgaaaagtcatcagggaaatgtacattaaaaccacaataagacacACCcgccagaatggctaaaattaaaacaattttaaccATACCTACTGACAGCAAAGATGTGGAACAACTAGGATTCTCATACTTTAATGGTGGGAGAGTAAAGTGGTATACCCATTTAGAGAATTGTTAGGCAGTAGCTACTAAAGCTGTATCAGGTATATAGCCCACAAAAGTGAGTACATTTTATGCACTAAAAAGATATGAAGATATGTACAGGACTGTTCACTGAAAGACATATACAAGACTGTTCATAACAACTTCATTCTTAACTGAATATAACCCAAATGTCTACCAAcaggaaaatggttaaaataaatcGTGGTATATACATACTATGGGACACATGGCAATGAAATGAATTATTATGacaagcaacaacatggatgactaTTACTACATAATGTGTGAAAGAAAGATAAACACACccaaaatacatattatatgacTCCATTTCTGTGAGgttcaaaacaggcaaaactaatccatgGTGGTAATTGAGAATAGTGGTTACCTACAGGGTAGAGTATTGACTGGAAGGGGGCATAAAAGAGCCTGCTGGATGCTAATAGTGTCAACTATCTCTTGATCTGGGGAGTGGTTAGAAGGGCAAATAACATTTGTAAAGATTCATCCTGTCGTATACTTAAGATTTTTGAGCTTCGCTCTATGA
Coding sequences within:
- the AFTPH gene encoding aftiphilin isoform X1, with product MEPDIIRMYSSSPPPLDNGAEDDDDDEFGEFGGFSEVSPSGVGFVDFDTPDYTRPKEEFVPSNHFMPIHDFSEKVDSLTSFKSIKTDNGKDSTAELSPPVKGQSDVLLSTTSREIISSKTLDTSTEGIESPGDLNKVEEQRQNIGTPESFSPGDFRTDRNVHQNKQLESCNGEKPPCLEILTNGFTVLETVNPQGIDDLDTVADSEGQKPLSTHSTEYDLDCVPSPAEEFADFATFSKKERIQLEEIECAVLNDREALTIQENNKINRVNELSSVKDLSLSRSFEDKGDTDGEDQVYVSEISLMSTRGFSTEKQGLVTLQQDEFLNSSVQSEAWSLVDSADNSEARREQYETEEKLDLFTSKCADLCMDSIKTSDADDEVGSSKEESRKFTDSQSPSIDPTEENVLDDSISVKNGDSSSDFVTCNDTNEDDFGDFGTASGTTPSLVAGTQDSMSDVTFEESSEHFPHFSEPGDDFGEFGDTNALSCQEEVIFTESDLKQTSDSLSEGCKLARRSTGIGIEPVSKLKIGQEGEFGDFDSVPNIQDDCTAYQDSDDFADFSSAGPSQVVDWNAFEDGQKDSSSWAAFGDQQAAESHHRKEAWQSHRTDEKIDTPGTPKTHSVSLATSKGAVAGGHLQETATSVQTALLNRLERIFEACFPSIFVADTEEEVTSLKHLLETSTLPIKTREALTESGELLDVWTELQDIHDAHGLRYQWGGSHSNKKLLCSLGIDTRNILFTGNKKQPVIVPMYAAGLGMLEPTKEPLKPLSAAEKIASIGQTTTMSPEVNTSDQFQESLPPVQFDWSSSGLTNPLDASGGSTLLNLDFFGPVDDSSSSSSTTIPGVDPELYELTTSKLEISTSSLKVTDAFARLMSTVEKTSTSTRKPKREEHLSEEAIKVIASLPDLTFMHAKVLMFPATLTPSASSQEKADRELV
- the AFTPH gene encoding aftiphilin isoform X2; this encodes MEPDIIRMYSSSPPPLDNGAEDDDDDEFGEFGGFSEVSPSGVGFVDFDTPDYTRPKEEFVPSNHFMPIHDFSEKVDSLTSFKSIKTDNGKDSTAELSPPVKGQSDVLLSTTSREIISSKTLDTSTEGIESPGDLNKVEEQRQNIGTPESFSPGDFRTDRNVHQNKQLESCNGEKPPCLEILTNGFTVLETVNPQGIDDLDTVADSEGQKPLSTHSTEYDLDCVPSPAEEFADFATFSKKERIQLEEIECAVLNDREALTIQENNKINRVNELSSVKDLSLSRSFEDKGDTDGEDQVYVSEISLMSTRGFSTEKQGLVTLQQDEFLNSSVQSEAWSLVDSADNSEARREQYETEEKLDLFTSKCADLCMDSIKTSDADDEVGSSKEESRKFTDSQSPSIDPTEENVLDDSISVKNGDSSSDFVTCNDTNEDDFGDFGTASGTTPSLVAGTQDSMSDVTFEESSEHFPHFSEPGDDFGEFGDTNALSCQEEVIFTESDLKQTSDSLSEGCKLARRSTGIGIEPVSKLKIGQEGEFGDFDSVPNIQDDCTAYQDSDDFADFSSAGPSQVVDWNAFEDGQKDSSSWAAFGDQQAAESHHRKEAWQSHRTDEKIDTPGTPKTHSVSLATSKGAVAGGHLQETATSVQTALLNRLERIFEACFPSIFVADTEEEVTSLKHLLETSTLPIKTREALTESGELLDVWTELQDIHDAHGLRYQWGGSHSNKKLLCSLGIDTRNILFTGNKKQPVIVPMYAAGLGMLEPTKEPLKPLSAAEKIASIGQTTTMSPEVNTSDQFQESLPPVQFDWSSSGLTNPLDGVDPELYELTTSKLEISTSSLKVTDAFARLMSTVEKTSTSTRKPKREEHLSEEAIKVIASLPDLTFMHAKVLMFPATLTPSASSQEKADRELV